The Daphnia pulex isolate KAP4 chromosome 6, ASM2113471v1 genome contains the following window.
GTTCGTCGTCGCCGCTCTCTTGGCCgttgccgccgccgctcctTCCAGCTACGAGCCGGCCTACAAAGCTCCCGCTAGCTACGCTGCTCCTAGCTACAAGGATAACAAGTACGCCGATATCACCGTCACCAGCCAATCCGATGTCCGCAACCTCGACGGAAGCGGAGCATGGAGGTACTTATatctaaattattttgactATTCACGCACTGTTAGTGCTGCAAAAAAGGATGATTAACTTAAAGAGCGCCTTCGTTATTTGTTTTCGCAGCTACGCCCAGTCCGACTACACCACCCGTGACGAATCCTACGCCCAGAAGAAATTCCAAGGCAAAACCTACGACTCTTACGGCAAAGAATCTTACGGAGAAGTCCAGGGACACACCAACAAGGGATCCTCCTACTGGGTTTCTCCTGAAGGCcagaaattcactttgacctgGGTTGCTGATGATGCTGGATTCCAGCCCAAGGGCGACCACTTGCCCGTTGCTCCCGTCCACGTCTACGAGCTCCCAGTTGCCCCAGTCCATGAATACGAACTCCCCGTTgcccccgctctcccctacaaACGCACCGGACCCGgctattaaattttgaatcaaacCTTTACAGTTTGAGAATGGCACACCAGATATCGTGTCAACTATCCTAATTATACCAATCTAATTTATTGGTGTACAAATATATTaccgaaatttttgtttaaaattatctcgtatttctttcgtttcaaaCTGAGCGCTCTACTTTGGCAATTGCGAATAACATAATCGCTCAAGGCTTATTACTATGCAAAACTGAGATTTCTCAACAAAAAACTGTGTTTCAAGTGACTCCACCAAAGGCTATAGCTTCTCAAGTTCTTAAAACATCAAACTGGTACTTATTTTGAAATGGCATGGTGAACTGATGGTGATTTCCCCagtgaaagtaaaaataactATACCACTCTCCTTCAGGTGAAGTCTAATTTCTTTAGGGTCAACACTTTTGAAAACGAAACCCGGGAAAGTCCTGTCTTTATATGGGGTTCCACGTTGAATAACCTCACAGCAGCGATATCTCGTCAAACCAGTTACTGGATTCCGTTTCGAATGCAGTAGGTCTTTATTATTCATGAAACACACGATTTCTCTAGACACCTCGATGGAATGTAAACACAAATCACAGCTCTAGGTGACTgtggtaaatattcattcacCGGCAAACCACACAATCCACAAATGTTACGACTGGTAAAcaacgaataataaaaatgttgatcttAAGAATTGTACagcgaaattgtttttgttcaaTCCTTGAAGGTGATGATTGATGGGCactttcatttaatttatttagggAAGTTCCTGGATCGCATCGAGATATAAAAAATATCGATTTTTAATACatcgatatcttaaaaaaatggctaattagaatattagtgtcgtctgctttgtgCTTTCCCTACAGCTTTTTTAGTtgcgaaaaagaaacgaattttaTAAGATTTCAAAGGAAAC
Protein-coding sequences here:
- the LOC124196477 gene encoding larval cuticle protein 65Ag1-like, with protein sequence MQLFVVAALLAVAAAAPSSYEPAYKAPASYAAPSYKDNKYADITVTSQSDVRNLDGSGAWSYAQSDYTTRDESYAQKKFQGKTYDSYGKESYGEVQGHTNKGSSYWVSPEGQKFTLTWVADDAGFQPKGDHLPVAPVHVYELPVAPVHEYELPVAPALPYKRTGPGY